Genomic DNA from Halobaculum sp. MBLA0147:
CCGGGCGGTTGATGTCGAACGAGCGGGCGGTCAACAGCCGCGGCGGGAGCGTCTCGTCGCGGTCCGGCGTCGGGATCTCGTCTTCCAGCGTCTGGATCAACAGGTCCGTGTTGATCTCCTGTTGGGCCGAGATCGGGACGATCGGCGCGTCCTCGGCGATGGTGCCCGCGACGAACTCCTTGATCTGGTCGTAGTTCTCGCGTGCGCGCTCGGCGTCGACCAGGTCCACCTTGTTCTGGGCGATCACCACGTTGTCGATGCCGATGATGTCCAGCGCCATCAGGTGCTCTTCCGTCTGTGCCTGCGGGACGTCCTCCGTGGCACTGACGACGAGCACCGCGCCGTCCATGATCGCCGCCCCCGACAGCATCGTCGCCATCAGGGTCTCGTGGCCGGGCGCGTCCACGAACGAGACGGTACGCAACACCTCCGTCGCCTCGCCGTGTTCGGGGCACTCCTCGGCCACCGTGTAACACTCCGGTTCCTCGCAGGACGGGCACCGACGCAGCGTCGCGTCGGCGTAGCCGAGCCTGATCGAGATCCCGCGTTTCATCTCCTCGCTGTGCTGGTCCGTCCAGGACCCGGACAGCGCCTGCACCAGCGTCGTCTTGCCGTGGTCGACGTGGCCGACGAGTCCGACGTTCACCTCCGGTTGTGTGTTGTCCGTCATGAGCCTCTAGAGAGAGTCTTGTTCGAAGTTCGCGCCGTACGACTGATAAAACTGCTGTTCTCGACCCGACGCCGGCCGGGAGTCGGCCGCCGGCGGGCGATCTCGCGAGACCCGCACACGCGAGCGGGCACGGGATCGGCTCCGGCGGAGCGTGACGGGATCGTCGGGGAGTCGGCCCGTGTGGACCCTCGACACGCAGCCGGGCGAACGGACGGGCTTTTGACCCTCCCGCGCCGAGACGGTGGCAACGAGCGTTCACGCCCATGATTTTCGAAGATCTCCCGACGACCCCGACTGCGGAGGAGTTGGTCGACAAGGCCTTCTCCAGAGCCGCCCGGACCGGCCGCGCGAAGAGCGGCCGCGAGGGGCAAGAGTCGATGCTGCGCACCGCCGGCAACATCCTCTCGGACAACCTGGAGAACGTCGTCACCGCGTGGCC
This window encodes:
- a CDS encoding translation initiation factor IF-2 subunit gamma, with translation MTDNTQPEVNVGLVGHVDHGKTTLVQALSGSWTDQHSEEMKRGISIRLGYADATLRRCPSCEEPECYTVAEECPEHGEATEVLRTVSFVDAPGHETLMATMLSGAAIMDGAVLVVSATEDVPQAQTEEHLMALDIIGIDNVVIAQNKVDLVDAERARENYDQIKEFVAGTIAEDAPIVPISAQQEINTDLLIQTLEDEIPTPDRDETLPPRLLTARSFDINRPGTTWEDLLGGVIGGSLAQGTLTEGDELEIRPGREVEEGGESRYEPIETSVRSLQAGGNPVDEVGPGGLLGVGTGLDPSLTKGDALAGQVAGEPGTLPPTIDSFEMEVELLDRVVGEGAVDEISTGEPLMLTVGTSTTVGSVTSARDGECEVQLKRPVCAETGAKVAINRRMGARWRLIGVGTLSE